The following coding sequences lie in one Oncorhynchus kisutch isolate 150728-3 linkage group LG17, Okis_V2, whole genome shotgun sequence genomic window:
- the LOC109908336 gene encoding cyclic AMP-dependent transcription factor ATF-7 isoform X3 — protein MGDDRPFVCNAPGCGQRFTNEDHLAVHKHKHEMSLKFGPARTDSVIIQDQTPTPTRFLKNCEEVGLFNELASSFAEEFRKAQEDDDKRAKNPLPAPHREVALHMSLQTPSAEAMKVKEEEPVDVDSSPPGSPDSFSSMSDSSRDAMVSRGKDTPPRSVLSSAPTPTIVRHGALPMRPRPGSLPLHLGFDALQPTMPSPTSVITPTPPSNRTLLGSPTGHYPVMMHLTNGLLPGPMQIPSVISLARPMHMVPNIPGIPGPPLGGGSSGSHSVYTTHSEAKMRLKAALAQQSLGGQMGGVAGSPMHPQRMEQSQLLVQHPDAPSPAQPQVSPAQPTGGRRRRAAGDDPDDRRQRFLERNRAAASRCRQKRKVWVNSLEKKAEELSSMNVSLANEVSLLRNEVAHLKQLLLAHKDCPVTTRQKSMGEDSIMKDMSEPTGSTAPVIQHSSLPSPSPSSGPNGIRIRAAAEAMSVLARMGQHQQHQQRREERDGGRDVRDGPSSHIIMATHSHHSAR, from the exons ATGGGGGACGACCGGCCTTTTGTGTGCAACGCTCCCGGCTGTGGACAG aGGTTTACCAACGAGGACCACCTGGCTGTACACAAACACAAGCATGAGATGAGTCTAAAGTTTGGCCCTGCCAGGACAGACTCTGTCATTATCCAAG ACCAGACCCCTACTCCCACTCGCTTCCTGAAGAACTGTGAGGAGGTGGGGCTGTTCAACGAGCTGGCTAGCTCCTTCGCTGAGGAGTTCAGGAAGGCCCAGGAGGACGACGACAAGCGGGCCAAGAACCCT ctgCCTGCCCCCCACAGAGAGGTGGCCCTACACATGAGCTTGCAGACACCGTCAGCAGAAGCCATgaaggtgaaggaggaggagccTGTGGACGTTGACTCTTCCCCACCAGGAAGTCCTGATTCCTTCTCCAGCATGTCAGACAGCAGCAGGGATGCCATGGTGAGTCGAGGAAAG GACACTCCCCCGAGGTCAGTGCTGAGTTctgcccccacccccaccatcGTGAGGCACGGTGCCCTCCCTATGCGTCCCAGACCAGGCTCTCTGCCACTCCACTTGGGCTTTGACGCCCTGCAGCCCACCATGCCTTCACCCACCTCCGTCATCACACCCACCCCACCCTCCAACCGCACCCTGCTGGG CTCTCCCACTGGCCACTACCCCGTGATGATGCACCTTACCAATGGGCTCCTGCCTGGTCCTATGCAGATACCCTCTGTCATTTCT CTGGCCCGGCCCATGCACATGGTGCCCAACATTCCCGGCATCCCTGGTCCTCCTCTGGGAGGCGGCAGCAGCGGCTCCCACTCCGTGTACACCACACACTCTGAGGCCAAGATG AGGCTGAAGGCAGCACTAGCACAGCAGAGTTTAGGGGGTCAGATGGGGGGTGTGGCCGGCAGCCCCATGCACCCCCAGAGGATGGAGCAGAGCCAGCTATTGGTGCAGCACCCAGACGCACCCTCCCCCGCACAGCCACAG gtgtctccggCTCAGCCTACCGGTGGTCGGCGGCGGCGTGCAGCGGGGGACGACCCGGATGATAGACGGCAGCGTTTCCTGGAGCGGAATCGGGCAGCCGCCTCGCGCTGCCGACAGAAACGCAAAGTCTGGGTCAACTCCCTGGAGAAGAAGGCAGAGGAGCTCTCCTCCATGAACGTCTCCCTGGCG AATGAGGTGTCTCTACTGAGGAATGAGGTGGCTCATCTCAAACAGCTGCTGCTGGCTCATAAGGACTGCCCTGTCACCACTCGACAGAAGAGTATGG GAGAAGACAGCATAATGAAAGACATGTCGGAGCCCACCGGCTCCACAGCACCCGTCATCCAGCACAGCTCCCTGCCCAGTCCCTCTCCTTCCTCGGGCCCCAACGGCATAAGGATCCGGGCGGCCGCCGAGGCCATGTCTGTGCTGGCCAGGATGGGTCAACACCAGCAGCAccagcagaggagagaagagagggatggagggagagatgtgaGGGATGGACCCTCCTCCCACATCATCATGGCCACACATTCACACCACTCTGCCAGATGA
- the LOC109908336 gene encoding cyclic AMP-dependent transcription factor ATF-7 isoform X1, with translation MGDDRPFVCNAPGCGQRFTNEDHLAVHKHKHEMSLKFGPARTDSVIIQGTGSPNQTPTPTRFLKNCEEVGLFNELASSFAEEFRKAQEDDDKRAKNPLPAPHREVALHMSLQTPSAEAMKVKEEEPVDVDSSPPGSPDSFSSMSDSSRDAMVSRGKDTPPRSVLSSAPTPTIVRHGALPMRPRPGSLPLHLGFDALQPTMPSPTSVITPTPPSNRTLLGSPTGHYPVMMHLTNGLLPGPMQIPSVISLARPMHMVPNIPGIPGPPLGGGSSGSHSVYTTHSEAKMRLKAALAQQSLGGQMGGVAGSPMHPQRMEQSQLLVQHPDAPSPAQPQVSPAQPTGGRRRRAAGDDPDDRRQRFLERNRAAASRCRQKRKVWVNSLEKKAEELSSMNVSLANEVSLLRNEVAHLKQLLLAHKDCPVTTRQKSMGEDSIMKDMSEPTGSTAPVIQHSSLPSPSPSSGPNGIRIRAAAEAMSVLARMGQHQQHQQRREERDGGRDVRDGPSSHIIMATHSHHSAR, from the exons ATGGGGGACGACCGGCCTTTTGTGTGCAACGCTCCCGGCTGTGGACAG aGGTTTACCAACGAGGACCACCTGGCTGTACACAAACACAAGCATGAGATGAGTCTAAAGTTTGGCCCTGCCAGGACAGACTCTGTCATTATCCAAGGTACTGGTTCTCCTA ACCAGACCCCTACTCCCACTCGCTTCCTGAAGAACTGTGAGGAGGTGGGGCTGTTCAACGAGCTGGCTAGCTCCTTCGCTGAGGAGTTCAGGAAGGCCCAGGAGGACGACGACAAGCGGGCCAAGAACCCT ctgCCTGCCCCCCACAGAGAGGTGGCCCTACACATGAGCTTGCAGACACCGTCAGCAGAAGCCATgaaggtgaaggaggaggagccTGTGGACGTTGACTCTTCCCCACCAGGAAGTCCTGATTCCTTCTCCAGCATGTCAGACAGCAGCAGGGATGCCATGGTGAGTCGAGGAAAG GACACTCCCCCGAGGTCAGTGCTGAGTTctgcccccacccccaccatcGTGAGGCACGGTGCCCTCCCTATGCGTCCCAGACCAGGCTCTCTGCCACTCCACTTGGGCTTTGACGCCCTGCAGCCCACCATGCCTTCACCCACCTCCGTCATCACACCCACCCCACCCTCCAACCGCACCCTGCTGGG CTCTCCCACTGGCCACTACCCCGTGATGATGCACCTTACCAATGGGCTCCTGCCTGGTCCTATGCAGATACCCTCTGTCATTTCT CTGGCCCGGCCCATGCACATGGTGCCCAACATTCCCGGCATCCCTGGTCCTCCTCTGGGAGGCGGCAGCAGCGGCTCCCACTCCGTGTACACCACACACTCTGAGGCCAAGATG AGGCTGAAGGCAGCACTAGCACAGCAGAGTTTAGGGGGTCAGATGGGGGGTGTGGCCGGCAGCCCCATGCACCCCCAGAGGATGGAGCAGAGCCAGCTATTGGTGCAGCACCCAGACGCACCCTCCCCCGCACAGCCACAG gtgtctccggCTCAGCCTACCGGTGGTCGGCGGCGGCGTGCAGCGGGGGACGACCCGGATGATAGACGGCAGCGTTTCCTGGAGCGGAATCGGGCAGCCGCCTCGCGCTGCCGACAGAAACGCAAAGTCTGGGTCAACTCCCTGGAGAAGAAGGCAGAGGAGCTCTCCTCCATGAACGTCTCCCTGGCG AATGAGGTGTCTCTACTGAGGAATGAGGTGGCTCATCTCAAACAGCTGCTGCTGGCTCATAAGGACTGCCCTGTCACCACTCGACAGAAGAGTATGG GAGAAGACAGCATAATGAAAGACATGTCGGAGCCCACCGGCTCCACAGCACCCGTCATCCAGCACAGCTCCCTGCCCAGTCCCTCTCCTTCCTCGGGCCCCAACGGCATAAGGATCCGGGCGGCCGCCGAGGCCATGTCTGTGCTGGCCAGGATGGGTCAACACCAGCAGCAccagcagaggagagaagagagggatggagggagagatgtgaGGGATGGACCCTCCTCCCACATCATCATGGCCACACATTCACACCACTCTGCCAGATGA
- the LOC109908336 gene encoding cyclic AMP-dependent transcription factor ATF-7 isoform X4: MGDDRPFVCNAPGCGQRFTNEDHLAVHKHKHEMSLKFGPARTDSVIIQDQTPTPTRFLKNCEEVGLFNELASSFAEEFRKAQEDDDKRAKNPLPAPHREVALHMSLQTPSAEAMKVKEEEPVDVDSSPPGSPDSFSSMSDSSRDAMDTPPRSVLSSAPTPTIVRHGALPMRPRPGSLPLHLGFDALQPTMPSPTSVITPTPPSNRTLLGSPTGHYPVMMHLTNGLLPGPMQIPSVISLARPMHMVPNIPGIPGPPLGGGSSGSHSVYTTHSEAKMRLKAALAQQSLGGQMGGVAGSPMHPQRMEQSQLLVQHPDAPSPAQPQVSPAQPTGGRRRRAAGDDPDDRRQRFLERNRAAASRCRQKRKVWVNSLEKKAEELSSMNVSLANEVSLLRNEVAHLKQLLLAHKDCPVTTRQKSMGEDSIMKDMSEPTGSTAPVIQHSSLPSPSPSSGPNGIRIRAAAEAMSVLARMGQHQQHQQRREERDGGRDVRDGPSSHIIMATHSHHSAR; encoded by the exons ATGGGGGACGACCGGCCTTTTGTGTGCAACGCTCCCGGCTGTGGACAG aGGTTTACCAACGAGGACCACCTGGCTGTACACAAACACAAGCATGAGATGAGTCTAAAGTTTGGCCCTGCCAGGACAGACTCTGTCATTATCCAAG ACCAGACCCCTACTCCCACTCGCTTCCTGAAGAACTGTGAGGAGGTGGGGCTGTTCAACGAGCTGGCTAGCTCCTTCGCTGAGGAGTTCAGGAAGGCCCAGGAGGACGACGACAAGCGGGCCAAGAACCCT ctgCCTGCCCCCCACAGAGAGGTGGCCCTACACATGAGCTTGCAGACACCGTCAGCAGAAGCCATgaaggtgaaggaggaggagccTGTGGACGTTGACTCTTCCCCACCAGGAAGTCCTGATTCCTTCTCCAGCATGTCAGACAGCAGCAGGGATGCCATG GACACTCCCCCGAGGTCAGTGCTGAGTTctgcccccacccccaccatcGTGAGGCACGGTGCCCTCCCTATGCGTCCCAGACCAGGCTCTCTGCCACTCCACTTGGGCTTTGACGCCCTGCAGCCCACCATGCCTTCACCCACCTCCGTCATCACACCCACCCCACCCTCCAACCGCACCCTGCTGGG CTCTCCCACTGGCCACTACCCCGTGATGATGCACCTTACCAATGGGCTCCTGCCTGGTCCTATGCAGATACCCTCTGTCATTTCT CTGGCCCGGCCCATGCACATGGTGCCCAACATTCCCGGCATCCCTGGTCCTCCTCTGGGAGGCGGCAGCAGCGGCTCCCACTCCGTGTACACCACACACTCTGAGGCCAAGATG AGGCTGAAGGCAGCACTAGCACAGCAGAGTTTAGGGGGTCAGATGGGGGGTGTGGCCGGCAGCCCCATGCACCCCCAGAGGATGGAGCAGAGCCAGCTATTGGTGCAGCACCCAGACGCACCCTCCCCCGCACAGCCACAG gtgtctccggCTCAGCCTACCGGTGGTCGGCGGCGGCGTGCAGCGGGGGACGACCCGGATGATAGACGGCAGCGTTTCCTGGAGCGGAATCGGGCAGCCGCCTCGCGCTGCCGACAGAAACGCAAAGTCTGGGTCAACTCCCTGGAGAAGAAGGCAGAGGAGCTCTCCTCCATGAACGTCTCCCTGGCG AATGAGGTGTCTCTACTGAGGAATGAGGTGGCTCATCTCAAACAGCTGCTGCTGGCTCATAAGGACTGCCCTGTCACCACTCGACAGAAGAGTATGG GAGAAGACAGCATAATGAAAGACATGTCGGAGCCCACCGGCTCCACAGCACCCGTCATCCAGCACAGCTCCCTGCCCAGTCCCTCTCCTTCCTCGGGCCCCAACGGCATAAGGATCCGGGCGGCCGCCGAGGCCATGTCTGTGCTGGCCAGGATGGGTCAACACCAGCAGCAccagcagaggagagaagagagggatggagggagagatgtgaGGGATGGACCCTCCTCCCACATCATCATGGCCACACATTCACACCACTCTGCCAGATGA
- the LOC109908336 gene encoding cyclic AMP-dependent transcription factor ATF-7 isoform X2, which translates to MGDDRPFVCNAPGCGQRFTNEDHLAVHKHKHEMSLKFGPARTDSVIIQGTGSPNQTPTPTRFLKNCEEVGLFNELASSFAEEFRKAQEDDDKRAKNPLPAPHREVALHMSLQTPSAEAMKVKEEEPVDVDSSPPGSPDSFSSMSDSSRDAMDTPPRSVLSSAPTPTIVRHGALPMRPRPGSLPLHLGFDALQPTMPSPTSVITPTPPSNRTLLGSPTGHYPVMMHLTNGLLPGPMQIPSVISLARPMHMVPNIPGIPGPPLGGGSSGSHSVYTTHSEAKMRLKAALAQQSLGGQMGGVAGSPMHPQRMEQSQLLVQHPDAPSPAQPQVSPAQPTGGRRRRAAGDDPDDRRQRFLERNRAAASRCRQKRKVWVNSLEKKAEELSSMNVSLANEVSLLRNEVAHLKQLLLAHKDCPVTTRQKSMGEDSIMKDMSEPTGSTAPVIQHSSLPSPSPSSGPNGIRIRAAAEAMSVLARMGQHQQHQQRREERDGGRDVRDGPSSHIIMATHSHHSAR; encoded by the exons ATGGGGGACGACCGGCCTTTTGTGTGCAACGCTCCCGGCTGTGGACAG aGGTTTACCAACGAGGACCACCTGGCTGTACACAAACACAAGCATGAGATGAGTCTAAAGTTTGGCCCTGCCAGGACAGACTCTGTCATTATCCAAGGTACTGGTTCTCCTA ACCAGACCCCTACTCCCACTCGCTTCCTGAAGAACTGTGAGGAGGTGGGGCTGTTCAACGAGCTGGCTAGCTCCTTCGCTGAGGAGTTCAGGAAGGCCCAGGAGGACGACGACAAGCGGGCCAAGAACCCT ctgCCTGCCCCCCACAGAGAGGTGGCCCTACACATGAGCTTGCAGACACCGTCAGCAGAAGCCATgaaggtgaaggaggaggagccTGTGGACGTTGACTCTTCCCCACCAGGAAGTCCTGATTCCTTCTCCAGCATGTCAGACAGCAGCAGGGATGCCATG GACACTCCCCCGAGGTCAGTGCTGAGTTctgcccccacccccaccatcGTGAGGCACGGTGCCCTCCCTATGCGTCCCAGACCAGGCTCTCTGCCACTCCACTTGGGCTTTGACGCCCTGCAGCCCACCATGCCTTCACCCACCTCCGTCATCACACCCACCCCACCCTCCAACCGCACCCTGCTGGG CTCTCCCACTGGCCACTACCCCGTGATGATGCACCTTACCAATGGGCTCCTGCCTGGTCCTATGCAGATACCCTCTGTCATTTCT CTGGCCCGGCCCATGCACATGGTGCCCAACATTCCCGGCATCCCTGGTCCTCCTCTGGGAGGCGGCAGCAGCGGCTCCCACTCCGTGTACACCACACACTCTGAGGCCAAGATG AGGCTGAAGGCAGCACTAGCACAGCAGAGTTTAGGGGGTCAGATGGGGGGTGTGGCCGGCAGCCCCATGCACCCCCAGAGGATGGAGCAGAGCCAGCTATTGGTGCAGCACCCAGACGCACCCTCCCCCGCACAGCCACAG gtgtctccggCTCAGCCTACCGGTGGTCGGCGGCGGCGTGCAGCGGGGGACGACCCGGATGATAGACGGCAGCGTTTCCTGGAGCGGAATCGGGCAGCCGCCTCGCGCTGCCGACAGAAACGCAAAGTCTGGGTCAACTCCCTGGAGAAGAAGGCAGAGGAGCTCTCCTCCATGAACGTCTCCCTGGCG AATGAGGTGTCTCTACTGAGGAATGAGGTGGCTCATCTCAAACAGCTGCTGCTGGCTCATAAGGACTGCCCTGTCACCACTCGACAGAAGAGTATGG GAGAAGACAGCATAATGAAAGACATGTCGGAGCCCACCGGCTCCACAGCACCCGTCATCCAGCACAGCTCCCTGCCCAGTCCCTCTCCTTCCTCGGGCCCCAACGGCATAAGGATCCGGGCGGCCGCCGAGGCCATGTCTGTGCTGGCCAGGATGGGTCAACACCAGCAGCAccagcagaggagagaagagagggatggagggagagatgtgaGGGATGGACCCTCCTCCCACATCATCATGGCCACACATTCACACCACTCTGCCAGATGA